In Deltaproteobacteria bacterium, the following are encoded in one genomic region:
- a CDS encoding DUF1565 domain-containing protein: protein MILVAKRFLWGLAVSAVVLSAAAVHAAVLNVPGDHRTIQEAVDRAAPGDTVRVAPGTYRGNVVLGEGVVLQGAGAAETTIVGDGTGSVIVGAKGAVIEGFTITGSGTKGTTGTMMDAGISGNNAPMTIANNIIKGNNTGIKLYYSPSYVINNVIASSRVHGVYLSYSDARVRNNIITGNGGYGVYVSYSTPELTNNTIWGNSFGIYSEVSSVAVKNNIVARNEKAGISWAELPEAQEGVEPRLSHNLVWGNGTDYVNVSAGPGGLSADPRLKDPSGGDFRLASGSPAAGAGENGADLGAYGGEEAQAHLPLPPSQKSYASLKPDFGATKEPDYMSAAAWSEGTGSGRGNFDSYCVTCHGPGGAGDGILAETLDVRPRDLTNKELLSQRTDEFLFKVIRNGGASVGFSENMMPFSNTLSDDEIRAVISYIRSELCKCKYEGGE from the coding sequence ATGATTCTTGTGGCAAAGCGTTTTTTATGGGGTCTGGCGGTGTCGGCGGTCGTCTTGAGCGCCGCGGCGGTCCACGCGGCGGTGCTCAACGTGCCCGGCGACCACAGGACCATCCAGGAGGCGGTCGACAGGGCCGCCCCGGGCGACACGGTGCGTGTTGCGCCCGGCACCTACAGGGGGAACGTGGTCCTCGGGGAAGGCGTCGTGCTCCAGGGCGCAGGCGCCGCCGAGACCACCATAGTCGGCGACGGCACGGGCTCGGTCATAGTCGGCGCCAAGGGGGCCGTCATAGAGGGCTTCACCATAACGGGCAGCGGCACCAAGGGCACTACAGGCACCATGATGGACGCCGGCATATCGGGCAACAACGCGCCCATGACCATAGCCAACAACATCATAAAGGGCAACAACACGGGCATAAAGCTCTATTACTCGCCCTCCTACGTGATAAACAACGTCATCGCCTCTTCGAGGGTCCACGGCGTGTACCTCTCCTACAGCGACGCGAGGGTGCGCAACAACATAATAACCGGAAACGGCGGCTACGGCGTCTACGTCTCCTACTCCACGCCCGAGCTCACGAACAACACCATCTGGGGCAACTCCTTCGGCATCTACAGCGAGGTCTCCTCCGTCGCGGTGAAGAACAACATCGTCGCCCGCAACGAGAAGGCCGGCATATCCTGGGCCGAGCTGCCCGAGGCCCAGGAGGGCGTGGAGCCCCGCCTCTCCCACAACCTCGTCTGGGGCAACGGCACCGACTATGTCAACGTAAGCGCCGGTCCCGGCGGACTCAGCGCCGACCCACGCCTGAAGGACCCCTCGGGCGGCGACTTCCGCCTCGCCTCCGGCTCACCTGCCGCCGGCGCCGGTGAGAACGGCGCGGACCTGGGCGCCTACGGCGGCGAGGAGGCCCAGGCGCATCTGCCCCTCCCGCCGTCGCAGAAGAGCTACGCCTCCCTCAAGCCCGACTTCGGCGCCACCAAGGAGCCGGACTACATGAGCGCCGCCGCGTGGAGCGAGGGCACCGGCTCGGGCCGGGGAAACTTCGACAGCTACTGCGTGACCTGTCACGGCCCCGGCGGAGCGGGAGACGGCATACTGGCCGAAACCCTCGACGTCCGGCCCCGCGACCTGACGAACAAGGAGCTTCTGAGCCAGCGCACCGACGAGTTCCTCTTCAAGGTCATACGAAACGGCGGAGCCAGCGTCGGCTTCTCGGAGAACATGATGCCCTTCAGCAACACGCTCAGCGACGACGAGATAAGGGCCGTCATCTCCTATATCAGGAGCGAGCTCTGCAAGTGCAAGTACGAAGGGGGTGAGTGA
- a CDS encoding cytochrome b6 (electron transport protein) has protein sequence MSLGDWLEERAGFKSWLRAKKNLPIPKHVNLFYCFGGITLVILLLQVLSGFFMLFYYVPKPQDAFESVLRLSNEVPYGWFVRSMHRWGATLIVATLLTHLFSVFYHRAFQKPRELNWLTGVAMFLIVWLFLITGAILPWNWRGYWVLVIWTDYITTWPLIGPLLEGPILNTFTVGRSYVTHVWLLPLLSLVVLFFHFKMVRRHGISGPL, from the coding sequence ATGTCATTAGGCGACTGGCTCGAAGAGAGGGCCGGCTTCAAGAGCTGGCTCAGGGCGAAGAAGAACCTGCCCATCCCGAAGCACGTCAATCTCTTCTACTGCTTCGGCGGCATAACGCTCGTAATCCTCCTCCTCCAGGTCCTTTCGGGCTTTTTCATGCTCTTCTACTACGTGCCCAAGCCGCAGGACGCCTTTGAGAGCGTCCTGCGTCTCAGCAACGAGGTCCCCTACGGCTGGTTCGTGCGCAGCATGCACCGCTGGGGCGCGACGCTCATCGTCGCCACCCTGCTCACCCACCTCTTCTCGGTCTTCTACCACAGGGCCTTCCAGAAGCCGAGGGAGCTCAACTGGCTCACCGGTGTGGCCATGTTCCTCATCGTCTGGCTCTTCCTCATCACCGGCGCCATACTGCCATGGAACTGGCGCGGCTACTGGGTGCTCGTCATCTGGACCGACTACATCACCACCTGGCCGCTCATAGGCCCGCTCCTCGAGGGTCCGATCCTCAACACCTTCACCGTCGGCCGCAGCTACGTCACCCACGTGTGGCTGCTGCCGCTTCTGAGCCTCGTTGTCCTCTTCTTCCACTTCAAGATGGTGAGGCGCCACGGCATATCGGGGCCCCTGTGA
- a CDS encoding Rne/Rng family ribonuclease, with product MKKPKIEMLVNSCPFETRLAVLEDKRLVEFYVERKKDRGITGNIYKGKVVRVLPGMQAAFVEIGLERTAFLHVSDIKSFFDDIEEVEGEGERARGGSQGAPTRIQDVLKEGQEVMVQVAKEPMGTKGARVTSYVSLPGRYLVLMPTYDRLGVSRRIADDKERRRLREIVASMRPKGMGFIIRTVCEGMRKADVKADMDYLLKLWKGITRKMQRGPNPSILYEELDLTLRTVRDSFSANVSRFLIDDRAEYERAARFIAEFMPNLKGRIELYEGKDSIFDAFGIEIELENALNKRVWLRSGGHIVIDQMEALTAIDVNTGKYVGRRNSEETIVKTNLEAVREIVTQLRLRNIGGIIVIDFIDMAKQSDRERVYNLLKELLKADKARSNILKISELGIVEMTRKRVRESLGQSLCEPCPYCDGNGIIKGKETVVMEIYRDLLKELPAKRRKAVVYANPAVAERLLGDEAVIGELEERFGKRVVVKSVDLFHREQYEII from the coding sequence ATGAAGAAACCGAAGATAGAGATGCTCGTCAACTCCTGTCCCTTCGAGACACGGCTTGCCGTGCTCGAGGACAAGAGGCTCGTCGAGTTCTACGTGGAGAGGAAGAAGGACCGCGGCATCACGGGCAACATCTACAAGGGGAAGGTGGTGCGCGTGCTGCCCGGCATGCAGGCGGCGTTCGTGGAGATAGGGCTTGAGAGGACGGCCTTTCTCCATGTCTCGGACATCAAGAGTTTCTTCGACGACATAGAGGAGGTCGAGGGCGAGGGCGAGCGCGCAAGGGGCGGCTCCCAGGGCGCGCCGACGAGGATACAGGACGTGCTCAAGGAGGGCCAGGAGGTGATGGTGCAGGTGGCCAAGGAGCCCATGGGGACCAAGGGCGCGCGCGTCACGTCCTACGTCTCGCTTCCGGGCCGCTACCTGGTGCTCATGCCCACCTACGACAGGCTCGGCGTCTCCCGCAGGATAGCGGACGACAAGGAGAGGAGGCGGCTGCGCGAGATCGTGGCCTCCATGCGGCCCAAGGGGATGGGCTTCATCATAAGGACCGTCTGCGAGGGGATGCGCAAGGCCGACGTCAAGGCCGACATGGACTACCTGCTCAAGCTCTGGAAGGGCATAACGAGGAAGATGCAGCGCGGGCCGAACCCGTCGATCCTCTACGAGGAGCTCGATCTGACGCTGCGCACCGTGCGCGACAGCTTCTCGGCCAACGTCTCCCGCTTCCTCATAGACGACCGGGCCGAGTACGAGCGGGCGGCCCGCTTCATAGCCGAGTTCATGCCCAACCTCAAGGGACGCATCGAGCTCTACGAGGGCAAGGACTCCATATTCGACGCCTTCGGCATCGAGATCGAGCTCGAGAACGCCCTCAACAAGCGCGTGTGGCTGCGCTCGGGCGGCCACATCGTCATCGATCAGATGGAGGCCCTGACGGCCATCGACGTCAACACCGGCAAGTACGTGGGCCGGCGCAACTCGGAGGAGACGATAGTCAAGACCAACCTCGAGGCGGTGCGCGAGATCGTCACCCAGCTGAGGCTGCGCAACATCGGCGGCATCATCGTCATCGACTTCATCGACATGGCCAAGCAGTCCGACCGCGAGCGGGTCTACAACCTGCTCAAGGAGCTTCTGAAGGCCGACAAGGCGCGCAGCAACATACTCAAGATATCGGAGCTGGGCATAGTGGAGATGACGCGCAAACGGGTGCGCGAGAGCCTGGGACAGTCGCTCTGCGAGCCCTGCCCCTACTGCGACGGCAACGGCATCATAAAGGGCAAGGAGACGGTGGTCATGGAGATATACCGGGACCTGCTCAAGGAACTCCCCGCCAAGCGCCGCAAGGCGGTGGTCTACGCCAATCCCGCCGTGGCCGAGCGGCTCCTCGGCGACGAGGCCGTCATAGGCGAGCTCGAGGAGCGCTTCGGAAAGCGCGTCGTCGTCAAGAGCGTGGACCTCTTCCACCGCGAGCAGTACGAGATAATATGA